One region of Chlorobiota bacterium genomic DNA includes:
- the raiA gene encoding ribosome-associated translation inhibitor RaiA codes for MNIKLTARHFKARPDLQQFAADAVHSLRHVYDGILGADIVLEDETKMGVDKTAEISLFVNKDRLVAKERTDEFKKSIVGCVDKLERMLVKYKQKRHENRHHQKTEPQTGTIY; via the coding sequence ATGAACATCAAGCTCACAGCGCGCCACTTCAAAGCGCGCCCCGATCTGCAGCAGTTTGCCGCCGACGCTGTCCACAGCCTTCGGCACGTCTATGATGGAATTTTGGGGGCTGACATCGTTCTGGAAGATGAGACCAAGATGGGGGTGGACAAAACCGCTGAGATCAGCCTGTTTGTGAATAAAGACCGTCTTGTCGCCAAAGAACGCACCGACGAGTTCAAAAAATCCATTGTGGGCTGCGTGGATAAACTTGAGCGGATGCTGGTCAAATACAAGCAAAAACGCCACGAAAACCGCCACCATCAAAAAACGGAGCCGCAGACCGGAACCATCTATTAA
- a CDS encoding HPr kinase/phosphorylase codes for MSVFESIQEIRKGSISVGFLADECRERFALVPLNEGVGREKLITDKNLHRPQLALTGYTRLFSYHRVQVIGNTEFYYLKSLPLERRIEAFRTVLEFDVPCLILTSGNSLEPELVQIATQRGIALFSTRHDTTKAVYFLGDFLDDQFSAYAPIHGAFVDVYGVGILFVGRSGIGKSEIALDLVERGHRLVADDVVMVTRKGEGILMGAGTALTQHFMEVRGLGLIDIRQMFGIRAIRFQKRVELIVKLEEWDPATEYTRTGLDDDTTTLLEIELPLVRLPIFSGKNITVIAEVIALNYLLKHYGYNPAKVFAEKLQETIAQKSSGKGKPGDRSIPYFEHDFE; via the coding sequence ATGTCAGTTTTTGAGAGCATCCAGGAGATCCGAAAGGGGAGCATCAGCGTGGGATTCCTTGCCGACGAATGCCGCGAGCGGTTCGCGCTTGTTCCGTTGAACGAGGGGGTCGGTCGGGAAAAACTTATCACCGACAAGAACCTCCACCGCCCGCAGTTGGCACTGACCGGCTACACCCGGCTGTTCAGCTACCACCGGGTCCAGGTGATTGGCAACACCGAGTTCTACTACCTGAAAAGCCTGCCGCTGGAACGGAGGATCGAAGCCTTCCGAACCGTTTTGGAGTTCGATGTCCCCTGCTTGATTCTCACCTCGGGGAACAGCCTGGAACCAGAACTGGTGCAGATCGCCACCCAGCGTGGGATCGCGCTGTTCAGCACCCGCCACGACACCACCAAAGCGGTCTATTTCCTGGGCGATTTCCTTGATGACCAGTTCAGCGCGTACGCCCCAATCCACGGCGCGTTTGTTGATGTGTATGGCGTTGGCATCCTGTTCGTTGGCCGCTCAGGAATCGGGAAAAGCGAGATAGCCCTGGACCTTGTGGAACGGGGCCACCGCCTTGTTGCCGACGATGTTGTGATGGTGACGCGAAAAGGGGAGGGAATTCTGATGGGGGCTGGAACCGCGCTGACCCAGCATTTCATGGAGGTTCGCGGGCTGGGGCTGATTGATATTCGCCAGATGTTCGGGATCCGCGCCATCCGCTTCCAAAAACGGGTGGAGCTGATTGTGAAGTTGGAGGAATGGGATCCCGCAACCGAATACACCCGCACCGGCCTTGATGACGACACCACCACGTTGTTGGAGATCGAACTTCCGTTGGTTCGCTTGCCAATTTTTTCCGGCAAGAACATCACCGTCATTGCCGAAGTCATTGCGCTGAACTACCTGTTGAAGCATTATGGCTACAATCCGGCGAAGGTGTTTGCCGAAAAATTGCAGGAAACAATCGCGCAGAAGTCATCGGGAAAAGGGAAGCCTGGCGACCGTTCCATACCATATTTCGAGCATGATTTCGAGTGA